The Magnetococcales bacterium genome contains the following window.
GCGAGATATCCAAGAAGGAGTCGAGGATGCTAATGCAGGCCGTATCATAGATGGTGCAACTATTTTTGCTGAGCTTAAAGCCAAATTTCCCATAGTCTGACAAATATGTCAAAGTTACAAATCACGGACCATGCTCGCGCTGATTTGCATGGGGTCGGCGAGTTTATTGCCAGAGACGACCCTGATCGTGCCGCAACGTTTATAGCACGACTCGAAGAAATATGTTGGCTTCTGGTCGTCACATCCTTTGGTTGGTCGTCCACGCGACGATTTGGCCCCGAATTTACGGAGCTTTGCAGTTGGCAGATACGTCATATTTTACAGGGAAGCTACGAGCGGAATCGAAGTTTTGCGATTCATACATGGCGCCCGTGACCATCCAAATCTTTTGAAGGATCTGAAATGATGTTTTCCATGGATTGTTGAGGGGTTCGATCCAGGGGGAGAGGCAGGCAGCACAACGAGCAAGCTCGTTTTCCTGGATGGGACGGATCTGGGTTAGGTCTTCTGCCTAGTGGCTCAACCGTGTTGATTTGATGTGCAGAAATGTTCCAATGCTCCGGGAACAGCTCAACCATGAAACGGGGTCCAGGGGGCTGGCTCCCTGGCTTTGTCCAGGGCAGCGCCCTGGTGGGGTTCGGGGCGAAGCCCTGACAAAGGCTTTCATTTCCAAGCTTTTCTTGAAAGAGTGCGGAATAGGCACGAAAAGTGAGCACTTCAAATCAAGTCGGTTGGTCCAGTAGTCTGTTTTTTGGTCGGAAAAACACCAACCCATCGTGACCGAAGCGTCTAACACAAACCTGGTCATTTCAACGCCGTCCCTTTCCCATCAACTCCCGCAAGGAGATATCCCCCAAGGCTGGACCGCTGGCGCCGAACGCCTCCATGGCCTGGATCGCATCTTCAATTGTTGGCCTGGAAGAGGTGCACTGGTTGCAGCGTCGCGATGGCGCGCCCGTGTCTGGTGATGGTGAACTGCTCAGGTTGAAACTTGACTTGATCCATGGCAGACACGATTCAGCGACCTCCAGGGGTCGTCTTCTTCTCCCACCCCCCTGCACTATTTTGTACCCAATATTCCATGGTGCAACCCAGTTGTTGATAATGGCTGTAGCGCTGGCGGCTGGCGAGGTAGTGCCTGTTGTCGGCGTGGTCGTTGGCGTAGGCAAAATCGATGATCAGATCGAATTGGTTGGGACTGGCCACAATCTGACTGCTGGCGACGAGCAAAACCGTGGCGCCGTTCCGGTCGCTTGGCGTGGTGTCGATCAGGAGGGGTTGCAGATCGGGGTCGGGCTCGGTCGCCAGAGCGTGCGGCAGGAAGCTGTTGTCAGGATATCGCCAAAGAAATTGATCCAAATATTGGGCTTGTTCCGCATGGGCCGCGACCACGGCAAGCCGCAGACCCCGCTCCAGGGCCTTGGCGGCCAGGATGGCGACCAGTTTGTAGGGATCACCCCCGGCGGCCTGATAAAAACGGACCGTGGGGGGGATATCGGCTGCACCGCTCCTGGCCATCAGTCCATATACTTGCGGGCAAAGCGGCACAGCAGCCGCACCCCAACCCCCGATCCCCCCTTGGGAACGTGGGGACGGCCCGATTTTTCATCGGCGGTGCCGGCAATGTCGAGATGGGCCCAGGGGCGATCTTTTTCCACAAAGCGCGAGAGGAAACATCCCCCCATGATCGCCCCGGCATCCCGGGTGCCGGCATTTTTGATGTCGGCAACATCG
Protein-coding sequences here:
- a CDS encoding type II toxin-antitoxin system RelE/ParE family toxin, which translates into the protein MVGRPRDDLAPNLRSFAVGRYVIFYREATSGIEVLRFIHGARDHPNLLKDLK
- a CDS encoding DNA polymerase III subunit chi, which translates into the protein MARSGAADIPPTVRFYQAAGGDPYKLVAILAAKALERGLRLAVVAAHAEQAQYLDQFLWRYPDNSFLPHALATEPDPDLQPLLIDTTPSDRNGATVLLVASSQIVASPNQFDLIIDFAYANDHADNRHYLASRQRYSHYQQLGCTMEYWVQNSAGGWEKKTTPGGR